One region of Priestia megaterium genomic DNA includes:
- a CDS encoding aminoacyl-histidine dipeptidase: protein MVQTVNELIKHPVFYFFNEISAIPRESGNEKEISNYLVSFAKERSLEVIQDEALNVIIKKPATKGYEHASAIILQGHMDMVCELNKGTVHDFEKDPLQLRIVEDMLYANGTTLGADNGIAVAYALALLDAQNIAHPSLEVVITTEEETTMGGAIAVNPAYFEGKIFINLDTEEDGKLLVSSVGGVKGVLRIPINWESSSNNSETYSLSIGGLRGGHSGMEIDKERGNANKLLGRVLYDLQQELPYSLSSISGGLKSNAIPRESEAILSVEPSEVGKLENKIREWNEIVKNELQAADPSVYVKINKFSSVEKCFTRETTERIVQAIMLTPNGVQSMSMNIEGLVESSTNLGVITTTESEVVFQNEIRSSVKSLKEKIVSQVRILAQVVGGRVETKGNYPEWAYNGDSKIRELCKKVYKEKYGEEAEIIAIHAGIECGIFLEKIPGLDAISLGPDMYDVHTPDEHLSIPSTIKTWEYLLAVLKEANKI from the coding sequence ATGGTGCAAACAGTAAATGAATTAATTAAACATCCGGTTTTCTATTTCTTTAACGAAATCTCAGCTATTCCTAGAGAATCTGGAAATGAAAAAGAAATTAGTAACTATTTAGTTTCTTTTGCAAAAGAAAGAAGCCTTGAGGTTATTCAAGACGAAGCTTTAAATGTAATCATTAAAAAGCCGGCAACTAAAGGATATGAACATGCTTCAGCTATCATTTTGCAAGGACATATGGACATGGTATGCGAGTTAAATAAAGGAACTGTCCATGACTTTGAAAAAGATCCGCTTCAACTGCGAATTGTTGAAGATATGCTTTATGCAAATGGTACTACGCTAGGAGCTGATAACGGGATTGCCGTTGCATATGCACTGGCTTTACTAGATGCTCAAAATATAGCGCACCCCTCTCTTGAAGTAGTCATTACCACTGAAGAAGAAACGACTATGGGCGGAGCCATTGCTGTAAATCCAGCTTATTTTGAAGGGAAAATCTTTATTAACCTTGATACAGAAGAGGACGGAAAGCTCCTTGTCAGCAGCGTAGGCGGGGTAAAAGGCGTGCTTCGTATTCCTATAAACTGGGAGTCGTCTTCCAATAACTCAGAAACATATAGCTTAAGCATCGGAGGACTGCGCGGCGGACATTCCGGAATGGAAATTGACAAAGAAAGAGGAAATGCGAATAAACTGCTAGGGAGAGTTTTATATGATTTACAACAAGAACTTCCCTATTCTTTAAGCAGCATTAGCGGAGGATTAAAATCAAATGCAATTCCCCGTGAATCAGAAGCAATTCTATCAGTTGAGCCTTCTGAGGTAGGAAAGCTAGAAAATAAGATTCGTGAGTGGAACGAAATAGTAAAAAATGAATTACAAGCGGCTGATCCGAGCGTATATGTAAAAATAAACAAATTTTCTTCCGTTGAGAAATGTTTTACAAGAGAAACGACAGAACGAATTGTACAAGCTATTATGCTAACACCAAACGGCGTTCAAAGCATGAGTATGAATATTGAAGGATTAGTAGAATCTTCTACCAACTTAGGTGTGATCACGACGACAGAATCTGAGGTTGTTTTTCAAAATGAAATTCGCAGCTCAGTAAAAAGCTTAAAAGAAAAAATAGTAAGTCAAGTGCGCATACTTGCTCAGGTAGTCGGGGGAAGAGTTGAAACAAAAGGTAATTATCCTGAATGGGCGTACAATGGAGATTCAAAAATTCGCGAATTATGTAAAAAGGTTTACAAAGAAAAGTATGGTGAAGAGGCGGAGATCATCGCCATCCATGCTGGAATTGAATGCGGTATTTTCTTAGAAAAAATCCCTGGATTAGATGCCATTTCGCTCGGACCCGATATGTACGACGTTCATACACCTGATGAACACCTGAGCATTCCGTCTACTATTAAGACATGGGAATACTTATTAGCAGTATTAAAAGAGGCAAATAAGATATAA